One part of the Sandaracinaceae bacterium genome encodes these proteins:
- a CDS encoding aldo/keto reductase family protein: protein MQYRRLGSSGLKVSAISIGGWLTLGESVDQDATETILRGAIDRGVNYVDLADVYGHDGAAERAVGAWLPEVRRSSLVIASKCFWPTGEGPNDRGLSRKHIMESCDASLRRLGTDYLDLYFCHREDPDTPLEETVRAMDDLVRMGKVLYWGTSCWGASTLLKTHALCGLRNYHAPIVEQPRYNLLKRDIEKRVLPVASRLGMGLVVWSPLAGGALSGKYDDGVPEGTRGADTSWLDDVLTDETRPRLRQLSAHARELGCTPAQLALAWCLRRDAISSVITGATKLGQLEDNLGALDVEIPEDLEAELDALFPR from the coding sequence ATGCAATACCGACGGCTGGGCTCGAGCGGCCTGAAGGTCAGCGCGATCTCCATCGGCGGCTGGCTGACGCTGGGCGAGAGCGTCGACCAGGACGCCACCGAGACGATCCTGCGCGGCGCGATCGATCGCGGCGTCAACTACGTCGATCTCGCCGACGTCTACGGTCACGACGGCGCCGCGGAGCGCGCGGTCGGCGCGTGGCTCCCCGAGGTGCGCCGCTCCTCGCTGGTGATCGCGAGCAAGTGCTTCTGGCCGACCGGCGAGGGCCCGAACGATCGCGGGCTGAGCCGCAAGCACATCATGGAGAGCTGCGACGCGAGCCTGCGGCGCCTCGGCACCGACTACCTCGACCTTTACTTCTGCCACCGCGAGGACCCCGACACGCCGCTCGAGGAGACGGTCCGCGCGATGGACGACCTCGTGCGCATGGGCAAGGTCCTCTACTGGGGCACGAGCTGCTGGGGCGCCTCGACGCTGCTCAAGACTCACGCGCTCTGTGGGCTGCGCAACTACCACGCCCCCATCGTGGAGCAGCCCCGCTACAACCTGCTGAAGCGCGACATCGAGAAGCGCGTCCTGCCGGTCGCCAGCCGGCTCGGCATGGGGCTGGTGGTGTGGAGCCCGCTCGCGGGCGGCGCGCTCAGCGGCAAGTACGACGACGGAGTGCCCGAGGGCACCCGCGGCGCGGACACGAGCTGGCTGGACGACGTCCTCACCGACGAGACGCGCCCTCGCCTGCGCCAGCTGAGCGCCCACGCGCGGGAGCTCGGCTGCACCCCGGCGCAGCTCGCCCTCGCCTGGTGCCTTCGGCGCGACGCGATCTCGAGCGTGATCACGGGCGCCACCAAGCTCGGCCAGCTCGAGGACAACCTGGGCGCGCTCGACGTCGAGATCCCGGAAGATCTCGAGGCCGAGCTCGACGCGCTCTTCCCGCGCTGA